A region of the Triplophysa rosa linkage group LG5, Trosa_1v2, whole genome shotgun sequence genome:
tacagttaATAAATCAACAGAATAGAACCATGAAGCTTTTTGTGTTCATCTAATGCAGAGGTGGGCAAACTACGTCCCGCGGGCCACATCCGGCCGGACCGGCCCCTTAAGCAATTTCATCCGGCCCGGGAGgcggtttttaaatgtattcataacATTGCGTTTCAGTTAGGATTTGATGTTATACAAACGAAATCCATTAGGTGGCGGGAGTCTGCAATGCAGCATACGtgagtaaaaatgaaaagagagggAGACATGCGCTAGCTAGACGGACGGGTTTAAACGCTGCGTTCGCGTCTTGTGTCTTTTGAAGCGCCTCGCGCTGAGGCGGGACGAGTGTTGTGAGCTTTGGTTTACTATAGCATGACATGGCaatttctgttatcaaaagCGCGTCTCGAGACACTTGCGTCCTGAGCGCTAAAGAGATACGGCTGTGACGTATGGTTCTGCCATTCTGCAATCAGTCACTATTGCTGTGAAATGCTATTAGAGAGAGACtgcttttactttcacttcttataAGTCTGACTTGTGAAATGGTTACCGTCATATatatacttactgtatatagttCCTGTAGTGATACTGGTGAAATATGGcatggctctcagccaatcagatttgagaACCAGAATAATTGTAAATATGGCTCACAATGGATAGGCCTAcagtataaattaaattgagaTATGCAATGCCAAATGTTTAACTCGTATTGTaatattacaatgttttatttttaaaactgaatATTACACATCTGATTTCTAGTATGTACATGTATAACCCGTGATATGCACAAAGGGTAGAGGTGCAGAAAAGTGGTGGtgggttttcttttttaaatataaaagagtTAGATCAGATCGGATATTTactgcattttacatttacatttatgcatttggcagacgcttttatccaaagcgactgacattgcattatcctatacatttatacataggcatgtgcaatcccctaggatcgaacccacaaccttgcattgttaacgcaatgctcttaccactgagctacaggaaagctattttAAAAGTCATAATTTCAATATTGAGCAGAATTAATAGTCCCATTTCTCATGTGGCCCCTTGGGATTAATTGCACGCCCCTGAATTAGAGgaatattagaaaaaatgtcaagaataaaattatgtatactgtaaattattataataatgtgtcttatgacagtgtgcaaatgttttgccatttttttcaATACAAGTGTTTATAAAACACAGGGTAGAAGGaattgtgtcatggttctgcctcacctagtcttggatttcctggtcctgaggcagagccatgacaaagtctttggttatgtgtggagagaaacatgcgttctctccagtgtctcgtcattggccccgcccctctcgtttcctgtattgtttcccagGCCGTGTTAATTACCCTCACCTGCGCTGTGTCACTATCCTtctttgtcttccctatttaatgccctcatgtttcattgtcctgtgttcggtcattgtatgtgtttgcttTATGCTCGTGTCCAGTATCTTTGTGTGGTTACCTGTCTACCTTGTTCCTGTTGGTCAAAGCTCCtgtcaagtcttagtaagtgtttgagtttagtttatgtcaagtgttgtttagttcagttcagtttagtgtcagttagtctcATCTTGGTTATTATCCTGTATGTGCagttataccccatcgtgggtctttgttttgtgtttcttgtatttaaataaacccTTTTCAttaaccccttaatccccgctgcctgcaattgggttctcctcaCGATCGTGACAGAATTGCATGCAACAGTAGTTATCAAATTTCAGTTGGgaatacataaaaaaagatttaatttaatgtgtgAATAACATGCGGCCCTTAACAAGGATTCGAAAACTTGATGTGGCCCTTGAGGTAAAAAGTTTGCCAACCCCTGATCTAATGTCATGATCATCAAAATCTTAAGACACTCTTGAGTCAAATATAATAACAGGTTAGGCAAAATATTCATTTGGTTTAATAAgcataaaattatattaaataagaaacattgTACATACAGTAGAATTAAGGACTTTCCAAATTGTAtagatgtatttttatttataaatacatatattccCTTTGTTTATCAGAACTTGCCCCTGTATACATGAAGAAACACAAATCCAGACTAAAAGAGCAATTCCAGAGAATGAATGAAGGAATGTCAGCTCAAGGAAGCTCAACACTTGTGAATGAGATCTACACAGAGCTGTACATCACAGAGGGAGGGAGTGAAGACATCAATAATGAACATGAGGTGAGACAGATTGAGACAGCATCCAGAAGATCAGAGACACAAGAAACACAAATCAAATGTAATGACATCTTTAAAGTCTCACCTGAACAAACCAAACCCATCAGACGTGTGCTGACTAAAGGAGTCGCTGGAATTGGAAAAACAGTCTCTGTGCAGAAGTTCATTCTGGACTGGGCTGAAGAAAAAACAAATCAAGATCTTCACTTGATATTTCCACTTCCTTTCAGAGAACTGAATCTGATCAAAGAGACAAATATCAGTCTGATGGATCTTCTTCATCACTTCTTCACAGATACAAAAGAACTGAGATCAACAGACTTTGAGGAttataaagttgtgtttatcTTTGATGGTCTGGATGAGTGTCGTCTTCCTCTAGATTTCTCAAAGAATCCCAGTTTGTTTGATGTCAGAGAATCAGCGTCAGTGGATGTGCTGCTGACAAACCTCATCAAGGGGAATCTGCTTCCTTCTGCTCTGATCTGGATCACCTCTCGACcagcagcagccaatcagattcctCCTGAGTGTGTTGATCTGATCACAGATGTACGAGGATTCAATGACCCTCAGAAGGACGAGTATTTCAGGAAGAGAATCAATGATGAGAGTCTGGCCAACAGAATCATCACACACATGAAATCATCCAGAAGTCTGTACATCATGTGTCACATCCCAGTCTTCTGCTGGATTTCAGCCACTGTTCTCCAGAGAATGTTGAGTGAAGCAGAGAGTCCAGCACAGATCCCCAAGACTCTCACTCAGATGTTCACACACTTCCTGATGTTTCACATCAAACTGAAGAGTCAGAAGTATGATGGGAAATGTGAGGTAGATCTTCAGCAGGCTAGAAAGAGTCTGGAGTCTCTGGGAAAACTGGCTTTTCAACAGCTGGAGAAAGGGAACCTGATCTTCTATGAGGAGGATCTGAGAGAGTGTGACATTGATGTCAGAGAAGCGTCAGTGTACTCAGGAGTTTGTACTCAGATCTTCAGAGAGGAGTTTGGACTGAACCTGGGGAAGGTGTTCAGCTTTGTGCATCTGAGCGTTCAGGAGTTTCTCGCCGctttatttgtgtttctgtcatttcttcagCAAACATCAGAAAACTTCAGCAGATTGAGATCAAATATGAGTGATTTACTGAAGAGTGAAGTGGACAAGGCCTTACAGAGTGAGAACGGACACCTGGATCTTCACCTCAGATTTCTTCTGGGTCTTTCACTGGAGTCCAGTCAGACAATCTTACGAGATCTGATGACACAGACAGGAAGAAGCTCTGACAGTAAACAGGAAACAGTCGAGTACATTAAGATGAAGATCAGAGAGAATCTCTCTCCAGAGAAATCCATCAATCTGTTTCACTGTCTGAATGAACTCAATGATCATTCTCTAGTGCAGGAAGTACAAACATATGTGAACAGAGGAGATGAGTCTCGTCTCTCTGGAGTCCGTCTCTCTCCTGCTCAGTGGTCGGCTCTGGTGTTTGTGTTACTGAACTCAGAAGAGAAGCTGGATGAGTTTAATCTGAGTAAATATGATCGATCACATGAATGTCTTCTGAGGCTTCTGCCAGTGATCAAAGCATCCAGAACAGCTGAGTGAGTCATTTAACTGCAGTTCACCTGAAACATTAACATCATATTACGTCAAACAAAGTGATTCATCCTGTACATGAtccaaacattaataaaaaatgaagaatgaTTCACTGATCTATAGAGTGAGAAGCTGCCTCTGTGCTCTggctttttattgatttttgcttattatttaaattgtgtCAGGTCAGTTCTGCATAATTCATCTATAGTGCAGATGTGCTCACCTTTGCAGCTATTCTCATTGTTCAAACATGACATCTTAAGTGTTTATATCTGAGTTTTAACtcactttttgtttgttattccTCTCACGAGCGCCGTAATCTGACAGAGAAATTGTTCATCCCACTGCGCCACTCAGATCAAACTCCTCAATTCACAGAACGAACCGAGCACAAATAAAACTGAAGGATCAGATGAAGCTGCTCTCTGATCTACTGAAGGATCCACACTGTCAACTACACAAACTACTGTGAGTTACTGATTCAATTATCATTTTGTCTATAAACTCACTATTATTAATAATCACAAGTGACTGTCAAGTATTTTTGCGGTTTATGTTTTGCTGTTTCACTCTTGTTCTTGTGTAAAGTTGATGTAGTAACACTACTTGTATTCTGTTTTCTCTTGGATAAACTCATTCTGCTTGTGTTCATCTCATGTGTAAATCCCTCTGGATAAAAACATTTCCccaattcataaatgtaattgtattatGAGGAAAGTTGCTCTTCATTTACATGAAGTTAAACATGACACACTTTTCTTGTGTttctggacacacacacatcatgttTTGCTGAAGTTCACTGTCACTCATAGAAGTTGTCAAGCTttcattgaaaataaatgagatcaacttgttttttatgtttgtgcCTTTCTCTTGAacattgttttacatttgtGATACTGTGAGATTTTAAGTCTCATGAACGTTGCTGCTTCATACGATATCCTGAAAAATAGAAATGAGATTAGAAGTGATCATTAAAGATCGATCTGTTAATATTTAGCTTTTTATCCATCTCTTTGTGACAAGTGCAGCGTTATTAAAATCAGAATGATCAATCATGCAGTCAGAAAAAAGTAATAAGTGTTTTACTAACATTTTAACTCACTGTTGTGTTGTTATTTCTCTCTCAGTCTGAGTGACTGTAATCTGACAGAGGAAAGTTGTTCATCACTGGCGTCAGTTCTCAGATCAAACTCCTCAAGTCTGACAGAACTGAACCTGAGTCACAATAAACTgcaggattcaggagtgaagctgctcTCTGATGGACTGAAGAATACAAACTGTAAACTGAAGACACTGaagtaagaaaaacaaaaagtaaacggtatatatataatatgagTCTTTAACGTTTATCAGAATCATCTTATATATATAGAGACTCAACATGACGCAGTCAATGACTCTCGATAAATTCACAGCTATCAATATACGAGGATCATTGACAAAACCAACTGAAAATACACTATTCATCATACGTAAAATGACAGTGATTACATTCATTATAATTATTACATCTGATATTAAAGACATCATTTatacattatgtaaataaaataatatattcacTGCCTACTTTTGTGCGATTAGATTTTTCtcaatttactgtatttatctTTTGCTTAccaagaatgtaaatattaaaatattgaatatttaaaataagttcAAGTCACTTTTGTGATATCGAGGCCAGAATGCAACCCGTTATGTGCACACATCTATAAATAGTGTTTTGCGCACTCACAAACTTGTATGTTAAGTACACAAAGCAATAGCAAACTCCGTGCTCATAATCAAGTGAATTAAATTTCTTTCTTGGAAATCAATTATCAATCAGCAGGACAAagcttttataaatgttgcatcaatgagaaactgtattttttcagcGGCTAAAcagcagaatcagaatcagaatcagaatcagaagagctttattgccaagtgtgcttgcacacacaaggaattttctttggtgttggaagcttctagtacagacatttaacacaatgacaatacaatataatacgatttacagtctaaaagattctaaattgtgcatatataaaaataaagactattttacagaaaatgggggataataacatataagagacattgtaccgggtagtatatagtagaataaacatattaacagattgtatgtacacttgtgcaaatggataatttagtaagtagaggtagtgttatatacatgtatacataagatgtagatataataaggcacagtagtgcacactataggagtagtggaagtggaatattgctcttaaggagcagttatctgtttaggagggagattgcctgggggaagaagctgcttctgtgtctggaagtcctggtgtttggtgctctaaagcgccggccagagggcagcagatcaaagagtttgtgtgctgggtgtgtggagtcaatgatgatttttcttgccctgtttttcactctggaatcgtacaggtcctgaagtgtgggcagaggagcaccaataat
Encoded here:
- the LOC130554161 gene encoding NLR family CARD domain-containing protein 3-like isoform X2, translated to MKKELKIFKSLLSPDYPSCSEREEEDDEDQIRVREMFLKITLNVLKKMKQTDLANKLQTKLAPVYMKKHKSRLKEQFQRMNEGMSAQGSSTLVNEIYTELYITEGGSEDINNEHEVRQIETASRRSETQETQIKCNDIFKVSPEQTKPIRRVLTKGVAGIGKTVSVQKFILDWAEEKTNQDLHLIFPLPFRELNLIKETNISLMDLLHHFFTDTKELRSTDFEDYKVVFIFDGLDECRLPLDFSKNPSLFDVRESASVDVLLTNLIKGNLLPSALIWITSRPAAANQIPPECVDLITDVRGFNDPQKDEYFRKRINDESLANRIITHMKSSRSLYIMCHIPVFCWISATVLQRMLSEAESPAQIPKTLTQMFTHFLMFHIKLKSQKYDGKCEVDLQQARKSLESLGKLAFQQLEKGNLIFYEEDLRECDIDVREASVYSGVCTQIFREEFGLNLGKVFSFVHLSVQEFLAALFVFLSFLQQTSENFSRLRSNMSDLLKSEVDKALQSENGHLDLHLRFLLGLSLESSQTILRDLMTQTGRSSDSKQETVEYIKMKIRENLSPEKSINLFHCLNELNDHSLVQEVQTYVNRGDESRLSGVRLSPAQWSALVFVLLNSEEKLDEFNLSKYDRSHECLLRLLPVIKASRTADLSDCNLTEESCSSLASVLRSNSSSLTELNLSHNKLQDSGVKLLSDGLKNTNCKLKTLK
- the LOC130554161 gene encoding NLR family CARD domain-containing protein 3-like isoform X1 produces the protein MNLAKKIKSLTRGESPKPSCVSMKSDRSMRPPLNFSSGDCDDTDVSNTTNGSFKGKHMDSVFQELEHKLISLMKKELKIFKSLLSPDYPSCSEREEEDDEDQIRVREMFLKITLNVLKKMKQTDLANKLQTKLAPVYMKKHKSRLKEQFQRMNEGMSAQGSSTLVNEIYTELYITEGGSEDINNEHEVRQIETASRRSETQETQIKCNDIFKVSPEQTKPIRRVLTKGVAGIGKTVSVQKFILDWAEEKTNQDLHLIFPLPFRELNLIKETNISLMDLLHHFFTDTKELRSTDFEDYKVVFIFDGLDECRLPLDFSKNPSLFDVRESASVDVLLTNLIKGNLLPSALIWITSRPAAANQIPPECVDLITDVRGFNDPQKDEYFRKRINDESLANRIITHMKSSRSLYIMCHIPVFCWISATVLQRMLSEAESPAQIPKTLTQMFTHFLMFHIKLKSQKYDGKCEVDLQQARKSLESLGKLAFQQLEKGNLIFYEEDLRECDIDVREASVYSGVCTQIFREEFGLNLGKVFSFVHLSVQEFLAALFVFLSFLQQTSENFSRLRSNMSDLLKSEVDKALQSENGHLDLHLRFLLGLSLESSQTILRDLMTQTGRSSDSKQETVEYIKMKIRENLSPEKSINLFHCLNELNDHSLVQEVQTYVNRGDESRLSGVRLSPAQWSALVFVLLNSEEKLDEFNLSKYDRSHECLLRLLPVIKASRTADLSDCNLTEESCSSLASVLRSNSSSLTELNLSHNKLQDSGVKLLSDGLKNTNCKLKTLK